From a region of the Methanolobus tindarius DSM 2278 genome:
- a CDS encoding multidrug effflux MFS transporter has protein sequence MDNSGKLKNIVPLLALLTAFPAFSTDMILPAIPSLALLWNKPLSVVNLILIGFFVTYGFSLLFYGPISDRYGRKKPLIAGIVLYIIASILCATANGATALIIFRIMQAAGAAASASLSMAMTKDIFAGNERQRILAYIAVIMALAPMFAPIVGGWILAYLTWHWIFIAQGAMGLIGLLGVIRTPETLKEPTIVPISKVMNSYWGLLLNTNYIIMVLVMSVSLLPLYSFIAGSSALYINKFGMTEQTFSYFFAFNALALMAGSMSCLKLTDRINPKHLMTAGFAGIAIGAALILTVGHYGPWAFAFPMALITYSIGISRPPSNHLVLEQVHKDAGAASSLLIFTYFTLGAVGMWLVSQEWMERMQILGTITLVCGVIVFAAWMLLQKRGIGSESHH, from the coding sequence ATGGACAATTCCGGTAAACTAAAAAATATAGTTCCTTTATTAGCTCTTTTGACAGCATTTCCAGCATTTTCTACTGATATGATACTGCCAGCGATACCGTCACTGGCACTACTCTGGAACAAACCACTTTCCGTAGTTAATCTCATACTTATCGGTTTCTTTGTAACCTATGGATTTTCACTGCTTTTCTATGGCCCGATATCTGACAGGTACGGACGCAAGAAACCGCTGATTGCAGGTATCGTTCTGTACATAATTGCCAGCATACTCTGTGCCACAGCCAACGGTGCAACCGCATTGATAATATTCAGGATAATGCAGGCTGCCGGTGCTGCTGCCAGTGCATCCCTGTCAATGGCAATGACAAAAGACATTTTTGCAGGAAACGAGAGACAGAGAATACTTGCATATATCGCAGTCATAATGGCGCTTGCACCTATGTTCGCACCAATTGTCGGTGGATGGATTCTGGCATACCTAACGTGGCACTGGATTTTCATTGCCCAGGGTGCAATGGGACTTATAGGATTGCTCGGTGTTATCAGAACACCAGAGACATTAAAAGAGCCAACAATAGTTCCGATATCAAAGGTTATGAACTCTTATTGGGGACTGTTGCTCAATACAAATTATATAATTATGGTACTTGTAATGTCCGTCAGCCTGTTGCCACTTTACAGTTTTATTGCCGGATCTTCAGCCCTTTACATCAACAAATTCGGAATGACTGAACAGACTTTCAGTTATTTCTTCGCATTCAATGCCCTTGCACTCATGGCAGGATCAATGTCATGCCTGAAACTCACAGACAGAATAAATCCAAAACACCTGATGACAGCCGGCTTTGCAGGAATAGCAATCGGAGCCGCACTTATCCTCACCGTAGGACATTATGGACCCTGGGCATTTGCATTTCCAATGGCACTCATAACCTATTCCATAGGAATCAGCCGACCTCCAAGCAACCACCTTGTACTTGAACAGGTACACAAAGATGCAGGAGCTGCATCTTCCCTTCTTATATTCACATATTTCACTCTGGGTGCAGTAGGTATGTGGCTGGTATCACAGGAATGGATGGAACGCATGCAGATACTTGGAACAATCACCCTTGTGTGCGGAGTAATTGTTTTTGCAGCATGGATGCTCTTGCAGAAAAGAGGAATTGGTTCTGAAAGCCATCACTAA
- a CDS encoding transposase has protein sequence MKIHVCVSCDGFPLTIQIASGKEHDSQQFIKIMESIKVKTDRKPRTRPLEVLADSAYDNVAIRKYLRSRAIKSNIPVNSRNEKHRKRGRPTRFEYESYHKRGTIERFFAWLKMGFRKIASRYERLNIVFKGLLDIACFLLCWKKIGERF, from the coding sequence ATAAAGATTCATGTTTGTGTAAGTTGTGACGGTTTTCCATTGACGATCCAAATTGCTTCTGGAAAGGAACATGATAGTCAACAATTTATCAAGATCATGGAAAGTATCAAGGTTAAGACTGATAGAAAACCAAGAACAAGACCATTAGAAGTACTTGCAGATTCAGCTTATGATAATGTTGCTATACGGAAGTATCTAAGATCCAGAGCTATAAAAAGTAACATTCCAGTCAACAGCAGGAATGAAAAACACAGAAAAAGAGGAAGACCTACAAGATTCGAGTATGAGTCATATCATAAAAGAGGAACTATAGAACGATTCTTTGCATGGTTGAAGATGGGATTCAGGAAAATAGCAAGTAGGTATGAAAGACTGAATATTGTTTTCAAAGGGTTATTAGATATTGCATGCTTCTTGTTATGCTGGAAAAAGATAGGGGAAAGGTTTTGA
- a CDS encoding transposase — MEFREISDDQWKFIKPHLPPQPITGRKRADDRKVINGILFVLITGCRWGDMPAIYGSQATAWRRLKRWSEEGIWNRIMESLRDSAYQNGKFSMDVVCVDSSFIETKKGEKTPHTTVIKKGKA; from the coding sequence ATGGAATTCAGAGAAATCTCTGATGATCAATGGAAATTTATTAAGCCACATTTACCACCACAACCAATAACCGGAAGAAAGAGGGCTGATGACCGTAAGGTCATCAATGGTATTCTCTTTGTTCTGATAACTGGTTGCAGATGGGGAGATATGCCAGCTATTTATGGTTCCCAGGCAACTGCCTGGAGAAGGCTGAAAAGATGGTCAGAGGAAGGTATATGGAACAGGATAATGGAATCCCTTCGGGATTCCGCTTACCAGAATGGTAAGTTCTCTATGGATGTTGTATGTGTTGATAGCAGTTTCATTGAAACTAAAAAAGGGGAGAAGACTCCACATACAACGGTCATAAAAAAAGGAAAGGCATAA
- the mutS gene encoding DNA mismatch repair protein MutS: MMSKVTPAMQQYYAAKEEHKDALIFFRMGDFYESFGEDAKTIAQELEITLTTRGKSKDGEKMPLAGIPYHAIDNYLPRLIKKGYKVAICEQLEDPKKAKGVVKRGVVRVVTPGTAMDSSMFSDSSNNYLVALYADKGEFGLSFLDISTGEFLATQLTDEHPYDRIISELARMGPSECIMPPSLLKDTHLKERIKDLRIIIHEFDEDLFDSKIAEKVLLDHFKVSTLEGMGCSELLAAVSSAGAALRYATDTQMRELSQVQTLKTYFDSEFMVLDAITLRNLEIVRNVRGEGNDASLIGVLDETKTPMGRRQLQKWLLKPLISVDAINDRLDAVSWLHDNTLVRFDIRAHLSYVKDMERLVGRVMYGNSNARDLVSLKKSLESVPLLLDSLQGCKDIKLLESTSSKLSSFAELDELAKLIDSAIVEEPPLSVRDGGMIKPGYNEQLDELFDLSKNGKQWIAKFQQKERDRTGIKSLKVGYNKVFGYYLEVTKANISQVPDDYIRKQTMTNAERFYTPELKERESAILSADEKMVALEYELLTELNSIVASHSRQLQETAALIGTLDVLANLAEVAANNNYVRPAITPDCRLLIRDGRHPVVENAVPGGFVPNDTEMDCSENQFQLITGPNMAGKSTYMRQIAMIVIMAQSGSFVPASHASIGIVDRVFTRVGAFDDLASGQSTFMVEMVELANILNNATPKSLVLLDEIGRGTSTYDGYSIAKAVVEYIHNKGRVGVRSLFATHYHQLTEVAASLKRVKNYHIAVKEDGEDLVFLRKIVPGATDRSYGIHVARIAGVPHAVTSRAKEILEDIEDECMLSEEDRKGSKKKQRSSSKYTQVILFDQDASYGESTPDPVLEELKKLDINSMTPIEALNKLNEIKGKLS, from the coding sequence ATCATGAGTAAAGTAACCCCTGCCATGCAACAGTATTATGCAGCAAAGGAAGAGCATAAGGACGCCCTCATATTCTTCAGAATGGGGGATTTTTACGAGTCCTTTGGAGAGGATGCTAAAACAATTGCTCAGGAACTTGAGATTACCCTGACAACCCGCGGTAAAAGTAAGGATGGGGAAAAGATGCCACTTGCAGGCATTCCTTATCATGCAATTGACAATTATCTTCCCCGGCTTATCAAAAAAGGCTATAAGGTTGCCATATGCGAGCAGCTTGAAGACCCGAAAAAGGCCAAAGGAGTTGTCAAAAGAGGAGTTGTAAGGGTTGTAACTCCGGGTACTGCTATGGACTCTTCCATGTTCTCGGATTCTTCTAATAACTATCTTGTGGCTCTGTATGCCGATAAAGGCGAATTTGGTTTGTCTTTCCTGGACATTTCTACGGGAGAATTTCTTGCAACCCAGCTTACGGATGAGCATCCATATGACCGCATCATAAGTGAACTTGCACGCATGGGTCCTTCAGAGTGCATTATGCCTCCGTCTCTGCTAAAAGATACTCACCTTAAAGAGAGAATAAAAGACCTGAGGATAATTATTCATGAGTTTGATGAGGATTTATTCGATAGTAAAATTGCTGAAAAAGTTCTCCTTGATCACTTTAAAGTGTCCACTTTAGAGGGCATGGGTTGCAGTGAACTACTGGCAGCAGTTTCATCTGCAGGTGCAGCATTGCGTTATGCGACAGACACCCAGATGAGGGAACTCTCCCAGGTTCAGACACTAAAGACTTATTTTGATTCGGAGTTCATGGTTCTTGATGCCATTACCCTCAGGAATCTGGAAATTGTCAGAAATGTCAGGGGAGAAGGAAACGATGCATCTCTTATCGGTGTCCTTGACGAAACAAAAACTCCAATGGGCAGAAGACAATTGCAGAAATGGCTGCTGAAACCACTGATTTCTGTGGATGCTATCAATGACCGTCTGGATGCTGTTTCATGGCTTCATGATAATACACTTGTTAGATTCGACATTCGTGCTCATCTTTCCTATGTAAAGGACATGGAACGTCTTGTTGGAAGGGTCATGTATGGAAACTCCAATGCAAGGGACCTTGTATCCCTGAAGAAATCCCTTGAATCCGTTCCTCTTTTGCTTGATTCTCTTCAGGGATGCAAAGACATAAAATTGCTTGAGAGCACTTCATCAAAGCTTTCATCATTTGCAGAACTTGATGAGCTTGCAAAACTAATTGACAGCGCAATTGTGGAGGAACCTCCTCTTAGTGTAAGGGATGGAGGAATGATAAAACCCGGTTACAATGAGCAGCTTGATGAACTGTTCGATCTTTCAAAGAACGGAAAACAATGGATTGCAAAGTTCCAGCAGAAAGAACGTGACAGGACCGGGATAAAGTCCCTGAAAGTAGGTTATAACAAGGTTTTTGGTTATTACCTTGAGGTTACAAAGGCCAACATCTCACAGGTTCCTGATGATTATATCAGGAAGCAGACAATGACCAATGCTGAAAGGTTCTATACTCCTGAACTGAAAGAGCGTGAGAGTGCCATACTTTCGGCTGATGAGAAAATGGTGGCTCTTGAATACGAACTTCTCACAGAGCTAAATTCTATTGTTGCATCACATTCCAGACAGTTGCAGGAAACTGCAGCTCTTATTGGCACGCTGGACGTGCTTGCAAACCTTGCTGAAGTTGCAGCCAATAACAATTACGTAAGACCTGCGATAACTCCTGATTGCAGGTTGCTTATCCGGGATGGCAGGCATCCGGTTGTGGAGAATGCAGTTCCGGGTGGTTTTGTTCCAAATGATACCGAAATGGATTGCAGTGAAAACCAGTTCCAGCTCATAACCGGACCGAACATGGCCGGAAAATCCACATACATGAGGCAGATTGCTATGATAGTCATCATGGCGCAGTCCGGTTCTTTTGTACCTGCATCACATGCTTCCATCGGAATTGTTGACAGGGTTTTCACAAGGGTCGGTGCTTTTGATGACCTTGCAAGTGGGCAGAGTACCTTCATGGTTGAAATGGTGGAACTTGCCAATATCCTGAACAATGCGACACCTAAAAGCCTTGTACTGCTGGATGAGATCGGCAGGGGTACAAGTACTTACGATGGTTACAGCATCGCAAAGGCCGTTGTTGAGTACATTCACAACAAGGGACGTGTCGGTGTCAGGTCACTTTTCGCAACGCACTACCACCAGCTTACAGAAGTTGCTGCCAGTCTAAAGAGGGTTAAGAATTATCATATTGCCGTAAAGGAAGATGGTGAGGACCTTGTCTTCCTGCGTAAAATCGTTCCGGGTGCAACAGACAGGAGTTATGGTATCCATGTTGCAAGAATAGCCGGTGTTCCCCATGCAGTTACTTCCAGGGCAAAGGAGATTCTCGAGGATATTGAGGATGAGTGTATGCTTAGTGAAGAGGACCGCAAGGGTAGTAAAAAGAAACAGCGCAGCAGTTCCAAATATACCCAGGTAATATTGTTTGATCAGGATGCATCTTATGGTGAATCTACACCGGACCCTGTTCTTGAAGAGCTGAAAAAACTGGATATTAATTCAATGACTCCAATTGAGGCTTTGAACAAATTGAATGAAATAAAAGGTAAGCTTTCATAA
- a CDS encoding TM2 domain-containing protein, whose amino-acid sequence MESNIVDDNEKYCTKCGAVINKEAVICPKCGVRQPASSTPGSRNKVAAGVLGILLGGLGAHKFYLGQVGVGILYLCFSWTMIPAIIGLVEGIIYLTMCDEDFDMKYN is encoded by the coding sequence GTGGAATCAAATATAGTAGATGATAACGAAAAATATTGTACTAAATGTGGTGCAGTGATAAACAAAGAAGCTGTAATCTGTCCAAAATGTGGTGTCAGACAACCTGCATCCAGCACTCCGGGCTCAAGGAATAAAGTTGCGGCAGGTGTTCTTGGAATACTTCTTGGAGGATTAGGAGCACATAAATTCTATTTAGGCCAGGTTGGAGTGGGAATACTATATCTATGTTTTAGCTGGACTATGATACCTGCCATCATTGGTCTTGTGGAAGGAATAATATACCTCACAATGTGTGACGAAGATTTTGATATGAAATATAACTAG
- a CDS encoding DUF2085 domain-containing protein, protein MLKDEIIKGLNETSKYLLSHHSCEEYYKCLKLEYGKKTYYFCSRCLGIYIGLIANCLYYIYISKTSLPYSMIFLLPAFALIDWTITAFGFNKSSNSLRILSGFLLGIAYFNGVLVFLRDFPDYNVAAIGVFYALFALILLYLKERKRKHTIL, encoded by the coding sequence TTGCTCAAAGATGAAATAATCAAAGGACTAAATGAAACTTCAAAATATTTGCTGTCTCATCACTCATGTGAAGAGTATTACAAATGCCTGAAATTAGAGTATGGCAAAAAAACGTATTATTTTTGTTCCAGGTGCCTTGGGATATATATTGGCCTGATAGCTAATTGTTTGTATTATATTTACATCTCGAAAACAAGCCTGCCTTATTCTATGATATTTTTGCTTCCCGCATTTGCACTCATTGACTGGACAATCACTGCATTTGGATTCAATAAAAGTAGCAATAGCTTAAGAATCTTATCGGGGTTCCTGCTTGGAATTGCATATTTCAATGGGGTACTGGTATTTCTCAGAGATTTTCCAGATTACAATGTAGCTGCAATAGGAGTATTTTATGCATTGTTTGCATTAATTCTTCTATATCTAAAGGAAAGAAAGAGGAAGCACACTATTCTGTAA
- a CDS encoding class I SAM-dependent methyltransferase: MSVHYQNVVPWGRSFQEYVDMFSLNDEDLDKSILGCGDGPASFNCEMNRKGKSVVSVDPLYELDRERIQKRIDETYLEVLEQTRANQDKFIWKNISSVEELGKIRMSSMSLFLDDFEKGKKQGRYVAGGLPELPLEDASFDLVLVSHLLFLYSEQLSYDFHVRAINELLRVAGEVRIFPLVDLNSRKSIHLDEIIGELVSQGYVVSEDKVEYEFQKGGNTMLKIQTI; the protein is encoded by the coding sequence ATGTCAGTCCATTATCAGAATGTTGTCCCCTGGGGACGTTCTTTTCAGGAATATGTCGACATGTTCAGTCTTAATGATGAAGACCTGGACAAATCCATTCTGGGATGTGGTGATGGCCCTGCCAGTTTTAATTGCGAGATGAACAGGAAAGGTAAATCGGTTGTTTCAGTTGATCCTCTCTATGAGCTGGACAGGGAAAGGATTCAAAAAAGGATTGATGAAACTTATTTGGAGGTGCTGGAGCAGACAAGGGCAAACCAGGACAAGTTCATCTGGAAGAACATATCCTCGGTTGAAGAATTGGGTAAAATCCGCATGAGTTCTATGAGCCTCTTCCTTGATGATTTTGAGAAAGGCAAAAAGCAGGGAAGGTATGTTGCTGGCGGGTTGCCTGAACTACCATTAGAAGATGCTTCTTTTGATTTGGTACTTGTATCACATTTGCTGTTCTTATACTCAGAGCAGCTATCTTATGATTTTCATGTACGGGCAATTAATGAACTTTTAAGGGTTGCCGGAGAAGTCAGGATATTTCCACTGGTTGATTTGAATTCAAGAAAATCCATACATCTGGATGAAATCATAGGGGAACTAGTTTCACAGGGTTATGTTGTCAGTGAGGATAAAGTGGAATATGAGTTCCAGAAGGGCGGGAACACGATGTTGAAAATTCAGACTATCTGA
- a CDS encoding small multi-drug export protein, which produces MFGIESLYSAEGMFTYALVFLLAATPWIEILVVIPAGIALGLNPLAVSILAFTGNLTTVYLLIFAYHQLSSAFEKRKSGENKKPPTKRKMKAIQIWNKYGLPGLAFISPMTVGTHFATFVALSFKSKKYMVTMWITLSIFVWTVIVTVLSYYGIESLKWMLG; this is translated from the coding sequence ATGTTTGGGATTGAATCACTATACTCTGCAGAAGGTATGTTTACCTATGCGCTGGTATTTTTGCTGGCAGCTACACCGTGGATAGAAATACTTGTTGTAATCCCGGCAGGAATAGCTCTTGGATTAAATCCTCTGGCAGTTTCCATACTTGCTTTCACTGGAAATCTTACAACTGTTTATTTACTGATTTTTGCATATCATCAGTTGTCATCTGCATTTGAGAAACGCAAATCAGGTGAGAACAAAAAGCCACCTACAAAGAGAAAAATGAAGGCAATTCAGATATGGAACAAATACGGTTTGCCAGGGCTTGCATTTATTTCCCCGATGACAGTTGGCACACATTTTGCCACATTTGTTGCCCTTAGTTTCAAATCAAAAAAATATATGGTGACAATGTGGATCACCTTGAGTATTTTTGTCTGGACTGTTATTGTCACGGTTCTATCCTATTACGGAATAGAAAGTCTGAAATGGATGTTGGGATGA
- a CDS encoding MerR family transcriptional regulator, whose amino-acid sequence MSVYLKAIYRYRYIIVYNKCTIGKFSLMTHLTQKALRLYDKKGLLVPEAKDAFTNYRCYTYDQIERGVKIRTLSWMGFSLDEIATLLDAEEKSDSATISVLMQKRCAHTEKEILKLQRVQQVLLRQKDTLELYSMSVSEPAIKEVPQMRVLSKKEIGNYEVTIGKLIGELFGFVESQNNPRNNLRLTGPCMFICHDEEYKETEANIEVALPVSGSITTDNFDVEMVTLPAANVVSAIHKGPYEEVGVAYTRLFEYIKNNDLKAAGPSRSLYLNDPNEVSEEELLTEVQIPVKPL is encoded by the coding sequence ATATCTGTATACCTCAAGGCAATTTATAGGTATCGATATATTATCGTTTATAATAAATGTACAATTGGAAAATTTTCCCTGATGACGCACCTGACGCAGAAAGCCCTTCGTCTCTATGACAAGAAAGGTCTTCTTGTACCTGAGGCAAAAGATGCATTCACCAATTACCGTTGCTACACCTATGATCAGATAGAAAGAGGAGTAAAGATACGAACTCTTTCCTGGATGGGATTCTCTCTTGATGAGATAGCTACCTTGCTGGATGCAGAGGAAAAAAGTGACAGTGCCACTATCAGTGTACTTATGCAGAAAAGATGCGCACACACAGAGAAGGAAATTCTCAAACTGCAGAGAGTACAACAGGTCTTGCTCAGACAAAAAGACACATTGGAGTTGTATAGTATGTCAGTATCAGAACCAGCAATTAAAGAAGTCCCGCAGATGCGTGTGTTAAGCAAAAAAGAGATTGGAAACTATGAAGTGACAATAGGGAAACTCATAGGAGAATTATTCGGGTTCGTAGAATCACAAAATAATCCCCGAAACAATCTCAGGTTGACAGGACCCTGTATGTTCATCTGCCATGATGAGGAATACAAAGAAACAGAAGCAAATATTGAAGTTGCTCTTCCGGTATCAGGTAGCATTACTACCGATAATTTTGACGTTGAAATGGTAACATTGCCGGCTGCTAATGTTGTATCGGCTATCCATAAGGGACCCTATGAGGAAGTGGGAGTAGCATATACCCGTCTTTTTGAATACATCAAAAATAACGATCTTAAGGCTGCAGGTCCTTCCAGATCATTATACCTGAACGATCCGAATGAAGTTTCCGAAGAGGAATTACTGACTGAGGTCCAGATTCCTGTAAAACCATTGTAA